Proteins from one Sarcophilus harrisii chromosome 2, mSarHar1.11, whole genome shotgun sequence genomic window:
- the LOC116421635 gene encoding LOW QUALITY PROTEIN: protocadherin alpha-8-like (The sequence of the model RefSeq protein was modified relative to this genomic sequence to represent the inferred CDS: inserted 2 bases in 1 codon): MLQNKTAGNGQSSFSVFQDLNYSFGVKQRVFAMLFSWRSFLGAQQFLFFLLHTFWEVGRSQVHYSVPEEAKHGTFVGRIAQDLGLEVGELISRLFRVVSKGRRDYLEVNVQNGILFVNSRIDREELCGRSPVCSIHLEVIVDKPLQVFHVEVEIKDINDNPPLFPVKEQKLFIPESRLLDSRFPVEGASDSDIGSNALLSYRLSASDYFILEIKSKNDQKXKLVELVLKKPLDREEVPEHHLILSATDGGKPELTGTVQLLITVLDVNDNAPTFERSEYEVKIMENAAPGTLVIRLNASDADEGTNREILYSFNSLAPPVIKDKFHINADTGEISIQGHLDFEDVNSYEIRVDATDKGTPPMIGHCTVLVEVQDANDNVPNISVTSLSLPVREDAPPGTVIASIRVSDRDSGPNGQVTCSLSSPGPFTLVSTFRNYYSLVLEGSVDRERVPAYELVVTARDGGKPALWTTAGVSVAIEDVNDNAPAFEQPVYTVFVKENNPPGSHIFTVSASDPDAQENALVSYSLVERRVGERPLSSYVSVHSESGKVYALQPLDHEELELLQFQVSARDAGFPPLGSNVSLQVFVLDENDNPPVVLPPHSGSGAAGVAATELVSQSVTAGHVVAKIRAVDADSGYNAWLSYELQPELGVGRSPFRVGLYTGEISLTRALEESDGPRQTLLVLVKDHGEPALSTTATVRVSVVENGQTSKAFSGASGISAKAGMGKEPALVDVNVYLIIAICSVSSLLVLSLLLYVALRCSSPPQASYGPSKPTLVCSSEMGSWSYSQQRRQVCSGEGAAKNDLMAFSPNLPPCPVSGERGQKQEAGLDSSGKVGDY; encoded by the exons ATGCTGCAGAATAAGACTGCAGGAAACGGACAATCATCTTTTTCTGTGTTCCAAGATTTGAACTATTCTTTTGGAGTAAAGCAAAGAGTGTTTGCGATGTTGTTTTCCTGGAGAAGCTTCTTGGGAGCCCAGCAGTTTCTATTCTTTCTGCTCCACACATTCTGGGAAGTGGGGAGAAGTCAGGTCCATTACTCGGTGCCGGAAGAAGCGAAACACGGTACGTTCGTGGGACGCATCGCCCAGGATTTGGGACTGGAGGTCGGGGAGCTGATATCCAGGTTATTCCGCGTTGTGTCCAAGGGCCGCAGGGATTACTTGGAGGTAAATGTGCAGAACGGCATTTTGTTTGTGAATTCTCGGATCGACCGTGAGGAGCTGTGCGGCCGCAGCCCTGTTTGTAGCATCCATTTAGAGGTGATCGTGGACAAGCCTCTGCAGGTTTTTCATGTGGAGGTGGAGATCAAGGACATCAATGACAACCCTCCTCTATTTCCAGTGAAGGAACAAAAACTGTTTATTCCCGAATCCAGGTTGCTTGATTCAAGGTTTCCTGTAGAGGGAGCCTCTGACTCGGATATTGGCTCTAATGCCTTACTTAGTTACAGGCTTAGCGCCAGTGATTACTTCATTctagaaataaaatcaaagaatgatCAAAA TAAATTGGTCGAACTAGTGCTTAAAAAACCTCTAGATAGGGAGGAAGTTCCTGAACATCACTTAATACTGTCAGCCACAGATGGGGGCAAACCTGAACTCACGGGCACAGTACAGCTGCTCATCACAGTCCTGGATGTGAACGATAATGCCCCCACGTTCGAACGATCAGAATACGAAGTGAAGATAATGGAAAATGCGGCTCCCGGAACCTTAGTGATCAGACTGAACGCCTCCGATGCAGACGAGGGCACCAATCGGGAGATTTTATACTCTTTCAACAGTCTCGCTCCACCTGTGATTAAAGATAAGTTTCATATAAATGCAGATACAGGAGAAATTTCAATTCAAGGACATTTGGATTTTGAAGATGTTAATTCGTATGAAATCAGAGTAGATGCGACCGACAAAGGGACTCCCCCAATGATTGGTCATTGCACTGTCCTAGTGGAAGTCCAGGACGCCAATGATAACGTTCCCAATATCTCAGTAACGTCATTGTCGCTGCCTGTCAGAGAAGATGCCCCTCCTGGTACAGTCATTGCCTCAATCCGTGTGTCTGACCGAGACTCTGGTCCCAATGGGCAGGTGACTTGCTCACTGTCATCCCCTGGGCCCTTCACTCTGGTGTCCACCTTCAGAAATTACTACTCGCTGGTGTTGGAGGGTTCTGTGGATCGCGAGAGGGTGCCGGCCTATGAGCTCGTGGTGACTGCGAGGGACGGCGGGAAGCCAGCGCTCTGGACCACTGCCGGCGTGTCTGTGGCCATCGAAGACGTGAATGACAACGCGCCAGCCTTCGAGCAACCTGTGTATACTGTGTTTGTGAAGGAGAACAACCCGCCGGGCAGTCACATCTTCACAGTGTCCGCGTCGGACCCGGACGCGCAGGAGAACGCGCTGGTGTCTTACTCGTTGGTGGAGAGAAGGGTTGGGGAGCGTCCACTGTCTAGTTATGTGTCTGTGCACTCGGAGAGCGGGAAAGTGTACGCCTTGCAGCCCCTAGACCACGAGGAGCTGGAGCTGCTGCAGTTCCAGGTGAGCGCCCGGGACGCGGGCTTCCCTCCTTTAGGCAGCAACGTGAGCCTGCAGGTGTTTGTTCTCGACGAAAACGACAATCCTCCCGTGGTTCTGCCCCCTCACTCAGGGTCCGGAGCGGCTGGGGTCGCAGCAACTGAGCTGGTGTCCCAGTCGGTGACAGCGGGTCACGTCGTGGCCAAGATCCGCGCAGTTGACGCGGATTCCGGTTACAACGCGTGGTTGTCTTACGAGTTGCAGCCTGAGTTGGGCGTCGGTCGCAGCCCTTTTCGGGTGGGGCTGTACACTGGCGAGATCAGCCTAACACGGGCTCTGGAGGAATCTGATGGGCCGAGGCAGACGCTGCTGGTGCTGGTGAAAGATCATGGAGAACCAGCCCTGTCTACCACAGCCACCGTGCGCGTATCAGTGGTGGAGAATGGACAGACCTCAAAGGCTTTTTCAGGGGCTTCCGGGATCTCGGCAAAGGCTGGCATGGGGAAAGAGCCTGCGTTGGTGGATGTGAATGTTTACTTGATCATCGCCATCTGCTCTGTGTCCAGCCTGTTGGTGCTGAGTCTACTGTTGTATGTAGCACTTCGGTGCTCCTCGCCTCCACAGGCTTCCTACGGGCCCAGCAAGCCCACGTTGGTGTGCTCAAGTGAAATGGGAAGTTGGTCTTATTCTCAGCAGCGGCGGCAGGTTTGCTCTGGAGAAGGGGCGGCCAAGAACGACCTCATGGCCTTCAGCCCTAACCTCCCTCCGTGTCCTGTTTCTGGAGAAAGAGGCCAGAAGCAGGAGGCTGGCCTGGACAGCTCAGGGAAGGTGGGTGATTATTGA